From the Oscillospiraceae bacterium genome, the window TGTTGCCACGTTAAAACTGCGTTTTTACTTCCTTTAAATAAGCTTCAAAACTTTCTAAACTTGCATTTACAATCAATTCTTTGGGGAAATCCACTTCCGAAAGCATTTCAAACACCAGCTTATAGTTTCCGATACAGCCGGAATAGTGGGCATCGGAAGACACCGCCACGCGAGTGCCGTACTGTTTGCAGAGCTTTGCCACATTGGTGCAGAGCTCTTTGGAGCCGGGACGGATTCCCTCTAAAGAATGGTTATTTAATTCAATAATTTTATTTTGTTCTTTTGCCTTTTTTACCACCGCTTCAAAATCGCAACGGTAATTTTGCTGCCCCATATGACCGATGCAGTGCACATAGGGATTTTCCAAAACGCGAAGATAAGATTCGGTAATTTCTTCGATAGAACCTTTGGGAAGGCAAGGTCCGTGAATGGAGGCAATCACCCAATCAAGCATAGCAAGTACGGTGTTGGGCAAATCCAAACCGCCCTTATAATCAATGATATTCGCTTCTGCACCTTTGAAGAATCGGATCCCATCAATTTCATTTGGCAGAAATTTTAAGCAAGTGAAATGCACTTCTCCCGGGGCATCAGGAATGGCAGGGGCATGATTGGTCATGCAAAGACCACGCATTCCGGCATCACGGGTTGCCTTGATATTTTCCTGCATGGTGGAGTATGCGTGCTTACTCACAATGGTATGGCTATGGGTTTCCACATCAATCTGATACATAATGATTATCCTTTCACGGCAATGCCCGATAAATCATATTGGTCACAGCCGGTAATTTTCACAGTAATATATTCCCCGATATCCACAGGAAAATCCGCTTCAAAGTAAACTGTGCCGTCAATTTCGGGGGAATCCATATAGGTTCTGCCAAAATAAATGTTGTTGACGGTGTCTATCCCCTCAACTAACACCTCAAAGGTTTTGCCGATTTTCAGCTTATTCTTCTGCAACGATACCTGAGAAGAAAGCTTCATAATTTCATTGGAACGGCGCACTTTTTCATGGGTTTTTAATTTTCCTGTAATGCGGGCGGCACGGGTGCCTTCTTCGGTAGAATAGGGGAACACGCCAAGTCTGTCAAAAAAGCCTTGTTTCACAAAGTTCACCAGTTCTTTGTGTTCTTCCACGGTTTCCGAGGGAAATCCGCTGATTAAGGAAGTGCGGATGGTTGCATCGGGCATTTTTGTTTTGATTTTATGAAGTAGGGTTAAAATTTCATCTTTATCGGTGCGACGGTTCATTAGTTTTAAAATTCTGTTGTTACAGTGCTGAATGGGAATATCAAAATAATGCAGAATTTTCTTGGAATCCGCAATCAAATCCAACAGCTCGTCGGTTACCGATTCCGGATAAAGATAATGAAGACGAATCCAGCGGAGTTCTTCAATGGTTTCTAATTCCGAAAGCAGTGCAACCAATTTATTTTCGCCGTATAAATCTACGCCGTAACGGGTGGTATCCTGCGCAATCACAATCACTTCGGTTACCCCTTGGGTTGCCATCCATTTGGCTTCTTCGATAATGGATTCCATGGGTCTGGACACGTATTTTCCGCGAATTTTCGGAATGGCACAATAAGAACAGCCGTTGCTGCAGCCGTCTGCAATTTTTAAGAACGCATAATAAAACGGTGTGGTCAAAACACGCTCACAAAAGTTTGGTTCTTCCTCGCTTTTGGAAAAGTACGCCACTCGTTCACCCTTTAGCACTTTGGAAACTGCTTCCACAATATTAGAAGTATCGTGAATCCCCAGCGCACCGTCCACTTCGGGAAAATTTTCTAAAATTTCATTCTGATATCGTCCTGATAAGCAACCTGCCACAA encodes:
- the rimO gene encoding 30S ribosomal protein S12 methylthiotransferase RimO; amino-acid sequence: MRKIMMPKILWIQLGCSKNKVDGEIMITNLQNAGYVMVDNEEDADVIIINTCGFIKAAKEEAISEILNAASYGKKVIVAGCLSGRYQNEILENFPEVDGALGIHDTSNIVEAVSKVLKGERVAYFSKSEEEPNFCERVLTTPFYYAFLKIADGCSNGCSYCAIPKIRGKYVSRPMESIIEEAKWMATQGVTEVIVIAQDTTRYGVDLYGENKLVALLSELETIEELRWIRLHYLYPESVTDELLDLIADSKKILHYFDIPIQHCNNRILKLMNRRTDKDEILTLLHKIKTKMPDATIRTSLISGFPSETVEEHKELVNFVKQGFFDRLGVFPYSTEEGTRAARITGKLKTHEKVRRSNEIMKLSSQVSLQKNKLKIGKTFEVLVEGIDTVNNIYFGRTYMDSPEIDGTVYFEADFPVDIGEYITVKITGCDQYDLSGIAVKG
- a CDS encoding phosphatase, with the protein product MYQIDVETHSHTIVSKHAYSTMQENIKATRDAGMRGLCMTNHAPAIPDAPGEVHFTCLKFLPNEIDGIRFFKGAEANIIDYKGGLDLPNTVLAMLDWVIASIHGPCLPKGSIEEITESYLRVLENPYVHCIGHMGQQNYRCDFEAVVKKAKEQNKIIELNNHSLEGIRPGSKELCTNVAKLCKQYGTRVAVSSDAHYSGCIGNYKLVFEMLSEVDFPKELIVNASLESFEAYLKEVKTQF